The genomic region ATCGGCGAAAAATGTTCCAAATGTATGATATTTTCCTCTCATGGATACTTCAACAGGAATTTCATAAACTTCATTTGATGAATGGGGTACTTTTTCCTTAGGTTTCCATGATGTTACAACAAGTCCTTTCTGTAGTCCTATCTCAGAGACCTTTTTTAATACATCGGAAACTTCTGTTTCTTTTGGAAGAAGAGTTTTTAAAAACTCCATTTTTTTCTGAAGTTGCTCATTCAGAGCTTTTAAGTCTTCATATTTATTGACAATCATATTGGCTTTGTCTATTTCCTCTTTCAGGATCTTTTTTTCAGAGTTTAACTTATTAATATTTTCAACAGCTGGCAATAAATAAACAGAACTGAAAAGAACAGATAGAACAAGACATGGTAGAATCATTAAAAGAACTCTGTTGCTCTTTGAAAGTCTTTCCCAGTCCATATCACACCTTTAACTTGAATTTTACGGTGAATTTGTAAACAGCCTGTTTTTCAAACTCAGTTTGTTGTGATTCTACAAGATAAACATCCTGCAGCTCTGGTGTTGCTTTAAGATTATCAACAAACTGGACAACATTCAGATTTGAAAATCCTATTCCTTCCACTGTAATTGTGTTATCAAATGTAAGCGCTGTAAGCCATACTCCATCGGGAAGTCTTTTTACCACAATACTTAAAATACTAACCGGTGCTGACTGCATTTTTTTAAGGTTTTCAATTAATTTTGCCTTTGCTTCTATATCTTTATTCATTGCTTCAAATTTTTTAACTTCCTGTATTTTTTTCTGAAGCCCTTCAATGGTTCTTTTTTGAAGCTGAATATCTTTTTCAAGGGCTGATTTTGTAATCTCACAGTAGACTAAAATAGCTACCAGGACGATCAAAGTTAAACCTACGGGAATTGCCAGTTTTTTAACAATCTCTCCTGATAATTTGATTTCAATTTTTTTGCCTGCTTTTTTTATCTCTTTTTTGGGTAGAAGATTTATCTTTATCATTTTATCTTCTCCGTTCCCCTGAGAGACAATCCGATTGATATGGCAGCTATATGTGAATATTTATGCATCTTTGATGCAATTTTTTTATTTATTTTGATTTTTCTAAAGGGATTCAATATAAGGATTTCCTGATCAAGTCTTTCTTCAATTGATGAAATAAAAATGGGAGAAATCACTGGATAGCCTGTAAGATATATCTTTTTTACGGGTCTTTCTGTTAAAAAAGATTTAAAGTATTCAATCTGTCTATAGATTTCTGCAGAAACATCATCGGCAAAATTCCTTATTTCTTCTTCCTTAGCTTCATTTATGTTAATCTTAACAGTAATTATGCTATCTCTTACATAAAGAGGTTTATTGTCTCTGGCAATAATGAAGTTAATAACACTTTCTCCCACATTTACAATGAGATTTGTATCATTCTCTCTGTAATTCAATTCATATATATTATAAAGAGCTAAGGATCCAATATCTACAACCTGAGGAGTTATGCCTGCTTTTTCAAAAACATTAACATATTCATTCACGATCTGTTTGTTTGCCACCGCCACAATAAGTTCTGTTAAATTTTTATCTTTTACTGTTTCAACTATGTGAAAATCGTGGTAAACTTCTTTCACATTAAATGGAATATATTTGTCAAGCTCCATTGGAAGATTTAAAATAATTTCATCTTTATCAATAAAAGGAACCTGAATTATTCTTACTGCTGTGTAAGCAGGTCCTGAAACTGCAAATGCTGCTTTCGGGTTTTTCATATTAAATTTAGATGGGATTTTTATAAGAGTTTTTACGACACTGTCAGCATCCACTATTCCTTCAGAACTGATTGCTCCTTC from Thermodesulfovibrio sp. 3907-1M harbors:
- the pilM gene encoding pilus assembly protein PilM, whose product is MMLGIEIETSSVRVAYIGKKYELTEWESFELPEGAISSEGIVDADSVVKTLIKIPSKFNMKNPKAAFAVSGPAYTAVRIIQVPFIDKDEIILNLPMELDKYIPFNVKEVYHDFHIVETVKDKNLTELIVAVANKQIVNEYVNVFEKAGITPQVVDIGSLALYNIYELNYRENDTNLIVNVGESVINFIIARDNKPLYVRDSIITVKININEAKEEEIRNFADDVSAEIYRQIEYFKSFLTERPVKKIYLTGYPVISPIFISSIEERLDQEILILNPFRKIKINKKIASKMHKYSHIAAISIGLSLRGTEKIK
- a CDS encoding PilN domain-containing protein; amino-acid sequence: MIKINLLPKKEIKKAGKKIEIKLSGEIVKKLAIPVGLTLIVLVAILVYCEITKSALEKDIQLQKRTIEGLQKKIQEVKKFEAMNKDIEAKAKLIENLKKMQSAPVSILSIVVKRLPDGVWLTALTFDNTITVEGIGFSNLNVVQFVDNLKATPELQDVYLVESQQTEFEKQAVYKFTVKFKLKV
- the pilO gene encoding type 4a pilus biogenesis protein PilO produces the protein MDWERLSKSNRVLLMILPCLVLSVLFSSVYLLPAVENINKLNSEKKILKEEIDKANMIVNKYEDLKALNEQLQKKMEFLKTLLPKETEVSDVLKKVSEIGLQKGLVVTSWKPKEKVPHSSNEVYEIPVEVSMRGKYHTFGTFFADITKIERIINIKKMEIKKGDKDTTMLNANLTAVTYSLIPEEEKKKIQKKKK